From the genome of Nocardia mangyaensis:
AGGCGCACACCGGGTTCGGTGCGTGGGTAGGCGCCGTGCCAGGTGTTGCCGTGGAAGATGATCGCCGCGCCTGCCGGAGCGAGTACGGGGATGGCGTCCCGGGTTCCCTGCCCCTCGCGGGGTCGGTGGCAGAACCTGTGACTGCCCGGCACGATCGACAAACACCCGTTGGCTTCGGTGTAGTCCGTGAGGCAGTAGTTGATGTTGGCGATCTGGGCATAGGGCGGAAGTGGATCGGGGACGTAGGCGGTGTCGGAGTGGATTCCCAGCGCGCACAGGCCGGGACCTTTCACGTATCCGGTGACGCTGCTGAGCTGGCGCTGTGCGCCGAGTAGGTAGGTGATCAGCAGCAGGGTGCGCGTGCCAAGCACCAGTTCCTGGAACGGTGCGCCTCCGCGCGACAACAGCAATGGAACCTCTTGTGTGCGGTCACGGTGGCAACCGCCGGACTCGGTGTCGACCGGCGCGTCGTCGGCTGCGGCGCAGGCGAGGAGTTGTTCGGTCAGCTCGGAGCGCAGGTCTGGTTCGAGTGCGTCGGGAATGACGGTGTAGCCCAAAGCTTCCAGTTCCAGCGCGTGGGAGAGTAAGCCGTGATCGGTGAGCTGTTGGTGCATCTCTGCCACGCCGGCGGTGATGAACGGATAGTGCGCTCCCCCTGGTGATGACGTGGCATCAGACACTTTGAGCCTCCGGTGTCGAGGAGTTCGGCCGGTCCGGTATCCATGCGCCATCGCCCCACGCGTTGCGGTTGGTCGCTGCGGCGCGCAGCGCCAGGTCTTGCGCGCGCATCAGCGCCCCGACGGCGCTGGCGCCACCACAGCGCCGCCGGTGCCAAGTCAGGGCGTTGTCCAGCGCCGCAGCTTCGACTGGGCGAAGCTGTCGCAGCCGATTCCATCCCGCGCGTGCGTAGCTTCTGGCCCCGCCACTGCGCGTAGCTCGTTGGCGATGCCACCTGCACCTGTGCGTCGGCGACGTAGTCGATGCGAGCCCCGTGATCGTGGGCAGACAGGCCCACTGAGACGTCGTCGAGCACCGGTATCAGCGGGTTCTCGGCAGGGAATATGTTGCGGCGCAGACCGTACATTGCTCCTGGCAGCGCCCACCGCAGCTCGGGGTGCGCGCTGCGGCAGGCGTGCCACGTGTCGAAAGTGATCTCGGACCACCGATGCAGTAACGCCGGATCGCCCGGCCTCGGCGGGGACAGAATCAGGTGGCCTGCTGCGACGTCTGCGCCGTCGTCCAGGGCCGAAACCAGATATCCGAACGCAGACGGGGCAACTAGGACGTCGGCGTCGAGGAATACCAGATAGTCGCTGTGGGACGCCCTCACGCCACGGCGCAGGGCAGTGTATTTGCCCGCAACCGCAACAGTCGCCCATCGGATTCTGCCCGGCGGCAGCGCGAGTCCGGTGAAGTCAGATCCCTCGGGGACGACAACGACCAATTCTGCGTTGACGCATTCTGCGGCGGCGATGGTGTGCGGCAAAGTGATCGGCAAGGTCGATTCCTCACCTCGCGCGGGCACGACGACGGTCACGGTCATGATGCACTCCGTTCGGGAAAGCGAACCGGCAGCACCCGCTGCCCCAATGTGTGTTTGCTCCAGCAGATCCGCGAAACTGCTGAACAAATTATGTTGTCGGACAACCTTTTTGGGACCCGCGGCGTACCCTGCTGAGAATTCTGAATTGTTGACGAAAGGTGATCGGCATGGAAGTTGCGCTCCTCATCGACAGCGAAACGGGCACCACAGCCAAGGACTGGCTTCGCGTGGCCGCCCATATCGACGGCACCGCCGTGACGGCTCTGCTGCGTTCGGACCACCTCACAGGCCCTGCCCCGTCTGGCCAGGACTGCCTGGACGCATGGACTGCCTGTACTGCGGCCGCAGCCACCACACACACCGTCGGGTTGGGAACACTGGTGTCGCCGATCACCTTCCGGCATCCTGCGATCCTGGCAAAGACCGTCGCCAGCACGAGCGCGTTCGCTGGCGATCGCCGCTTGGACGTCGGAATCGGCATCGGGTGGAACACATACGAGCACCGCAGCGTGGGCCTCGCGCTCCTCGACACGACCACTCGCTACCGGATGATGGTCGAGTACATCGCCGTGCTGCGAGGCCTCTGGAGTGGGTTGCCGTTCTCCTACGACGGCGAATTCTTCACCGCCGATGACGCGCAACTTCACCCCGTCCCAGCCCGTCCGCCGCGGATCATCGTCGGCAAGCGAGGCCGTCAACGCTCCCTCGAACTGGCGGTACGCACGGCAGACGAATACAACTTCGTGTTCCAGCCACCTGCGGCGTGCGCGAGAGTCCACCAGCGCTTGACCGAGATCGCCGACAAATGCGATCAAGCACCACCACGGCTGTCGGTGATGACCGACTGCATCATCGGAGCAGACGCGCGCCACATCAACGCCCAGCTTGCAGACGCCGCCACCCGATACCCGATGCTGCGCGGCGCAACCCACTCCACGCTGCCCGCGCCGTACCTGGCGACTACACCGGAAGCGCTCGTCGACACCATCGAGGCATACGCGAATGCCGGCGTGGACCGGATGATCCTCAAGCACCCCAATCCCGCAGACCTGAGCAGCATCGACCTGCTCATCAATTCCGTGCTGCCCTACGTGAAGAAAGGCTGAGACCATGGCACATGTTCTCGTTACCGGCGCACTGGGCACCCTCGGTCGCGCCACGACCGCACAGCTGATCCGAGACGGACACAAGGTCACCTCCCTCGACAACCGGCCCGCCCCAGACGCGTGGGCGCCACACCATGTCGTCGCCGACATCAGAGACCCCCAGCAATATCGGACCACGCTCGCCGACTGCGAAGCGCTGGTCCACCTGGCCAGCCTGCACGGGCGAGACCATATGGCGCGCTTCGGATTCAACGACTTCTGGTCGGTCAACGTCGACGGCACGCTGGCGCTGTACCGGGCCCTGAAAGAGTCCGCCGTGTCGCAGGTCGTACTGGCCAGCTCGATGGCGGTGTACGGACCGATCCCCTCAGCCCCACGCTCTGCATGGGAGATTCGCGACGAATCCATGTCAACGACCTCCTACGATGCCTACTCGCTGACCAAGCTGACCAGCGAATCCATCGCCGAATACACCCTGGCCGACGCCGGAATCCTCACCACAGTGCTGAGACTTGGGCATTTCACCCCTGCCGGGCTGTTGCACCACGGCTTTCGCCTGCTGTTCGGTGGCCTCGACATCCGCGACGCTGCGGCAGCAGTGGCAGCCGCGCTCTCGCGGCCACCGGTCGGGACCAACCGCCATCTCAACATCCACGCCGCGTCGCCGCTGCCAAACCGCATCGACACGCTTCGCGACGCACCGACAGCGGTACTCGAAGAGTTGTTCCCGCAGTTCATGTCGACGCTCGCCGAGCGCGGCGAAGACCCGGTGGCACACCTGTGGGGCCGATCGGCGTGGCCAATCGTGCACGCTGCGAACGAGATTGGATATGCCCCCGCCTATGACTTCGACAGATTCGCCAGCGACTTCCTGCGGGGGGACCTCTCCGGCTACCGATGGCTGGAGTTGCCTCGATGGGGAATCTGATCGCAAGTTCGCATAGGTCCTCGTCGCCGACAATGCCTGCATCCGCGCGACCTCCCATGTAGCTGGACGCGGGCCCAATTACTAAGGGCCACATCGTTGTTGGTTTGCCCAGGGTCACCGATCCGGGCACACCGAAGTAAGACGCGTCACAGGTTGGCTCGGCTAGGGCAGGACCGACTAGCCGAGCTAGTCGGTTCTCGCGGTCTTCACCGCGATCGTTAGCGAACCCAGGCTCGCCGGTCCTATCGTCGATCTGACCGTGCCTCGATGTGCGACCAGGAGTCGATGATGAACGTCGATGACAACCCGAAAATGCCGATAGCAGCGGAGGTCTGGGAGCGCCCGGATATGCGCACGGCCTTGGCCAACCACGACTTCGCGACGGTCTACTTCCTGCTGCACAGACAACTCAAGGTCTCGCAGCGTGATATCAGCCGACGGACCGGCCAGAGTGGCTCCGAGATATACGAGATCATGAAGGAAGGCCGCCAGGTCAACTCCTACAAACTCCTCATCCGCATCGCAGACGGACTCGGAATCCCTCGCGGCTACGTAGGACTGGCCAGTGACCCGCTCCCGAAACCGAGCACACCGGGCAGCAGTG
Proteins encoded in this window:
- a CDS encoding NAD-dependent epimerase/dehydratase family protein; translated protein: MAHVLVTGALGTLGRATTAQLIRDGHKVTSLDNRPAPDAWAPHHVVADIRDPQQYRTTLADCEALVHLASLHGRDHMARFGFNDFWSVNVDGTLALYRALKESAVSQVVLASSMAVYGPIPSAPRSAWEIRDESMSTTSYDAYSLTKLTSESIAEYTLADAGILTTVLRLGHFTPAGLLHHGFRLLFGGLDIRDAAAAVAAALSRPPVGTNRHLNIHAASPLPNRIDTLRDAPTAVLEELFPQFMSTLAERGEDPVAHLWGRSAWPIVHAANEIGYAPAYDFDRFASDFLRGDLSGYRWLELPRWGI
- a CDS encoding LLM class flavin-dependent oxidoreductase → MEVALLIDSETGTTAKDWLRVAAHIDGTAVTALLRSDHLTGPAPSGQDCLDAWTACTAAAATTHTVGLGTLVSPITFRHPAILAKTVASTSAFAGDRRLDVGIGIGWNTYEHRSVGLALLDTTTRYRMMVEYIAVLRGLWSGLPFSYDGEFFTADDAQLHPVPARPPRIIVGKRGRQRSLELAVRTADEYNFVFQPPAACARVHQRLTEIADKCDQAPPRLSVMTDCIIGADARHINAQLADAATRYPMLRGATHSTLPAPYLATTPEALVDTIEAYANAGVDRMILKHPNPADLSSIDLLINSVLPYVKKG
- a CDS encoding phytanoyl-CoA dioxygenase family protein, yielding MHQQLTDHGLLSHALELEALGYTVIPDALEPDLRSELTEQLLACAAADDAPVDTESGGCHRDRTQEVPLLLSRGGAPFQELVLGTRTLLLITYLLGAQRQLSSVTGYVKGPGLCALGIHSDTAYVPDPLPPYAQIANINYCLTDYTEANGCLSIVPGSHRFCHRPREGQGTRDAIPVLAPAGAAIIFHGNTWHGAYPRTEPGVRLTISTLFARMYMRPQEDYARVFTADEIKTMAPQLAELIGASPATGWADLPEFDDITTRRRTRAPSYYLTRAQHG
- a CDS encoding glycosyltransferase, encoding MTVTVVVPARGEESTLPITLPHTIAAAECVNAELVVVVPEGSDFTGLALPPGRIRWATVAVAGKYTALRRGVRASHSDYLVFLDADVLVAPSAFGYLVSALDDGADVAAGHLILSPPRPGDPALLHRWSEITFDTWHACRSAHPELRWALPGAMYGLRRNIFPAENPLIPVLDDVSVGLSAHDHGARIDYVADAQVQVASPTSYAQWRGQKLRTRGMESAATASPSRSCGAGQRPDLAPAALWWRQRRRGADARARPGAARRSDQPQRVGRWRMDTGPAELLDTGGSKCLMPRHHQGERTIRSSPPAWQRCTNSSPITAYSPTRWNWKLWATPSFPTHSNQTCAPS